The Acidithiobacillus ferrooxidans ATCC 23270 genomic interval TAGTTGCGCTTCCTTGACCCCTTTTTCACCGAAGAGAGGCTGCGGCGCTTTGCGCACTACGGTCGGCATCAGTCCCATGCGGCGCAGGTTGGAGCGCACGGCGTTGGCGGAGACGGCGTTCATCTCGCCCTTTTTCTTTTCGCTCCCGCCGGGCGCGGTCGCCTCCCACGTAAAGTCGTAGGTTTTTGCCTCGCGGAGTGCGGATTTCTTGTCTTTGCCCAAGGCTGTCGCCATGCGTTCATCCCGTCCCAGTCGTTACTACCCACCCATATAGAACAGTCTGGTCAATTTGCAATGGGCGTTGTGCTGCCGCGGAGCGGCGGGACTGGAACGAGGTATTTCAGGAGATGGGCGGCTGCCAGAGTTTGTCCCAGCTTTGCTGGGCAGCGAGACCGAGGCGTTGGGGGAGTGTCTTTTGGCGCTGATAATGGAGGGCGAGCACTTTGCCCTGTCGCACCGCTTCCAGGATGATCTCGTCGCTGGTGGCGAGATCATCCACCAATCCGAGTTGGCGGGCCTTGTTGCCCAGCCAGGCTTCGCCAGTGGCGACTTGTTCCAAATCCAGTTGCGGACGGTATTGCTGGACGAAGTCGCGGAATTGGGCGTGGGTTTCTTCCAGTTCTTCGCGCAGCTTGGCGCGGCCGGTTTCGGTGTTCTCGCCGAACAAGGTGACGGTGCGCTTGAATTTGCCGGCGGTGAACTGTTCCCAGTCGATGTTGCGATCCTGCAGCCAGCGGTGGAAGTTGGGAATCTGGGCGACGACGCCGATGGAGCCGATGAGGGCGAAGGGGCTGGCGACGATACGGTCAGCCGTGACCGCCATCATGTAGCCGCCACTGGCGGCGACGGCGTCGACCAGCACCGTGAGATGAATCTTGGCGGCACGCAGACGTAATAACTGGGCCGAGGCGAGACCATAGGTGTTGACCATGCCGCCGCCGCTTTCCAGGCGCAGCAGGACGGTGTCGCCGGGTTTTGCGGCCTGGATGATGGCGGAGATTTCTTCGCGCAGGGCACTGACGGCAGAGGCGCGGATATCGCCCTTGAAGTCGAGCAGATAGGTGCAGCTTTCGGCAAGAGGGTCGTTGGCCCTGTCTTTGCGGTCTTTCTTGAGGGTCTTCCGATGGATTTTCAGGGCTTTTTTGTCCAGCCGGTATTGCTGGACGTTTTCGCCCGATTGTTCTAATTGCTTGCGCAGGTCGGTGACCTGCACCTGTCCGGACGCGGGGCTTTTGCGTTTGTTCAGGGCGATGGCGGCGATGCCGCCCACGACGACGAGCAGGGCGACCACGATGGTGGCGGTGTCGGCAAGGAAGAGCAGGTAATGACTGAAGAAGGTTTCCATGGCGCCAAGATAGGCGGAAAGGCGATAGCTGTAAAGATTCCGGGAATGGTTGAACCCTGGGTGCTGGGGGCGTTATCATTTTAACTCTTGCCGAGGTGCTTCCTTTCATGATCCATGTGAAGTTTTTTGCCAGCGTGCGCGAGCGTGTCGGGATCGGGGAAATGTCTCTGCCGATGCCTGAAGGTGGTGCCACCGTGGCGGATATCCTGGCGCTGGCGGAGGGTGAAGCCGGCGTGGTGCTGCAGGGCGCTCATCTGCTGGCGGCGGTCAACCTACGGCACGTGCCTTTCTCCGATGTGGTTCGCGACGGCGACGAGGTGGCGTTTTTCCCACCGGTAACCGGTGGTTAGCTGTGCTCGTTAAAGTTCAGCGGGAAGACTTTGATCCGATGGCGGAGATGGCGGCCTTTCCGGCGGATGCCATCGCCGGAGCGGGCAGCTCGGTCACCTTTATCGGGACGGTGCGTGATTATAGCGAGGCGACGGATATCCTGGCCATGGAGATCGAGCACTATCCGGGGATGACGGAGCGCGAGCTGGAACGTATCAGCGCGGAGGCCGCGCAGCGCTACGATATCCTCGACAGCCTGATCATGCATCGTTACGGGCGTCTGGCGCCACAGGACAATATCGTGATGGTGGCGGTCTGGTCGCGGCACCGGGCGGCGGCCTTTGACGCCTGTCGCTTCCTGATCGATGTATTGAAAACCAGCGCGCCCTTCTGGAAAAAAGAGATCACCCCGGAGGGGGTGCGCTGGGTGACCGATTGTCCCGGCTGCCGGGCCGGGAGCCGCGAGGGGCATACCCATGCGCCCCATGTTTCCCATTCCCATACACAGGTGAAGTGAGATTTTATGCCGAGTTTTGATGTGGTATCCGAAGTGGATATGCAGGAAGTGGATAATGCCCTGCATACAACGGTGAAGGAAATCACCACCCGTTATGATTTCAAGGGCAGCAAGGCGTCGATGGAGCGGAAGGAAAAGGAGATCATCCTCGTTGCCGAGGACGAGTATAAGCTGGGGCAGATGATCGACCTGCTCTCGGCGCGTCTGGTAAAGCGCGGGGTAGATTTGAAGGCCCTGGAGGTGGGTAAGGTGGCCGCCGCGGCGGGCGGGATGGAGCGGCAGGTGCTGAGCCTGAAAGTGGGTCTGGAAACCGAAGTGTCCAAGCGCATGATCAAATTTCTGAAAGACGGAAAGTTCAAGGCCCAGGGCAGTATCCAGGGGGATCAGTTGCGGGTGTCGGGCAAGAGCCGGGACGAGTTGCAGGCGGCCATTGCCGCGCTGCGCGGTCACGATTTTGGTTTGCCGGTGCAGTTTACGAACTTTCGGGATTGAGGTTTGACGGGGGAAACATGGACAAGGTGGAATTTGCGGCACTGGTTGCCGGGATGACAGGGGTAAGTGCGGCGGCGGTGATCAGCCGTGACGGGATTCCTTTACAGGTGGAAGGGATGTCCGAAGACGTGGCGGATACGGTGGCGGCGCTGGCGTCTGGCATGTGCGCACTGGCTAAACGTATGAACGAGGAAGGTAATGGTGTGCGCCATGTCCATGTGGTGCTGGCTGACCACGATATGGTGTTGCTGCCGACCATGTCAGGAGCGGTACTGGTGGTGATGCGGCCGGGGCGGAACGACGAGTCGGGGATCGATGTATTGCGGACTGCCGCGGTGGCTTTATGACGAAGGTGTCGGCACAACATACGGCACTTCACGACTGGCATGTGGCCCACGGCGCACGTATGGTGGATTTTGCCGGCTGGGAGATGCCTCTGAACTACGGCTCGCAACTGGCCGAGCATGAGGCGGTGCGGCGGGCGGCGGGACTGTTTGATGTCTCGCACATGCGGCCTCTGGATTTGAGCGGGCCAGATGCGCGGGTGCTGCTTCGGTATGCGCTGGCGAACGATGTGGCAAAGCTGGACGCTGCGCCGGGCAAGGCGCTGTACAGCACGATGTTGCAGGGCGATGGCGGGATTATCGACGATCTGATCGTCTACCATCGCGGCGGAGGCCGGTATCGGATCGTGCTGAATGCGGGGGGTGCGGAGGCGGATACGGCGCACCTGCAGGCCCTTGCGGATGCCCATGGCTGGCGCGTGATCCTGCAGAAGCGGCCAGATCTGGGGATTCTCGCCGTTCAGGGCCCGACAGCGCGGGCGCTGGCGGCGACGGTACTGGCGATTCCCGCGTTGGCGGATCTGGGCGTTTTTCACGCATTGGAACAGGGAGATTTTTTTGTCGGGCGAACCGGCTATACCGGCGAGGATGGCGTCGAAATCGTCGCCGCTAACGGGCTGTTAACGGACCTGGCAGACCGGCTGCTGGTGGCGGGTGTGCGCCCTGCGGGTCTGGCGGCGCGGGATAGTCTGCGTCTGGAGGCGGGGCTGGGTCTGTACGGTCAGGATATGACAACGGCGGTTTCGCCTTATGCCAGTAATCTGGGCTGGACCGTGGACTTGCGGGCCGCAGACCGGAATTTTCTGGGCCGGGCGGCACTGGAGGCGGAGTTGGCGGCTGGTGACGGTGCCCGGCTCGTCGGTCTGGCCATGCGCGATGGGATTCCCCGCCATGGCTATGTCGTCGAAAATGCCGCTGGACAGCCTTGCGGGGTGGTCACCAGCGGTATTTTTTCGCCCAGTTTGCAGTGCGGTATTGCCCTGGCCCGGGTGGATGCGGTGCTGGCGCCGGGAGCGCTATCTGCGGTGCTGGTGCGTGGGGTGCGGCGTCCGGCGCTGGTGATAAAACCGCCCTTCTGGCGCAACGGGGCGGCAACCTTTTCCTTTCCTGAGGAGCATGAAATATGAGCAAAATTCCGGAGACCTTGCGTTACAGTGATACCCATGAGTGGGTGGAAGACCTGGGAGGCGGACGCTACCGGGTGGGAATTACCGATCACGCCCAGGAATTGCTGGGGGATCTGGTGTTCGTAGAGGCCCCGGAGACGGGTAAGACGATTCGCGGTGGTGCAGTCTGCGGTGTGCTGGAGTCGGTCAAGGCGGCGGCGGATTTGTATGCGCCGCTCGACGGCACGGTGGTGGAGCGTAACGACGGGTTGGCGGATAACCCGCAGTGGCTCAATGAAGACCCTTATGGCCGGGGCTGGATCATGGTGGTGGAGGCGGATGCGTCCGCTGGTGACGGGCTGATGGATGCGGCGGCCTACGCCAAGATCGCGGAGGTCTGATCGTTATGCCCTATATTCCCCACGATGCGGCGGAGACGGCGGCGATGTTGGCCGCCGTCGGCGTTGAGCGCCTCGACCAGCTTTTCGATGAAATTCCTCCAGTCCTGCAGGTGCAGGATATGGCCTTGCCGGAAGGGCTGTCGGAAATGGCGCTGCAGCGTGAGCTGGAGGGAAGGGCGCTGGCCAACGCGCCGCTACGCTGCTTTGCGGGGGGCGGGGCTTATGCCCATCATATCCCGGCCATCGTCTGGGAAATTGCCGGGCGCGGCGAGTTCTATTCCGCTTATACGCCGTATCAGGCGGAAGCCAGCCAAGGTACACTGCAGATCATTTATGAGTATCAGAGCTTCATCACCCGGCTGACCGGGCTGGAGGTGAGTAATGCCTCCCTCTATGATGGAGCCTCGGGGTTGGCCGAGGCCTGCCTGATGGCGTTGCGTATTCAGGGCGGCGACAAATCCATCCTGGTGCCGGAGAACCTGCTGCCGGGCTGGCGGCGGGTGTTGGACAGCGTGCTTGGTTTGCAAAACATCCGTTTGGTGAGCGTGCCTTATGACCGTGCCACGGGTACCCTGATATTGCCCGCAGATGCGGGGGATGCGGCGGCGCTGATCATTCCCCAGAGCAACGCCCTGGGTCTGCTGGAGCCGGTGGATGCGCTGACCGACTGGGCCCATGCTCATGGCCTGCTCGCCATAGCCGTGGTCAATCCGCTGGCGCTGGCGTTGCTGAAGGCACCGGGGGTTTGGGGCACACAGGGCGCGGATATGGCGGTGGGGGAGGGGCAGCCGCTGGGAATTCCCCTGAGCGGCGGCGGGCCTTACTTTGGTTTTCTCGCCTGCCGCAAGGCCCACGTGCGCCAGTTGCCCGGGCGACTGGTCGCCAAGACCGTGGACGGGCAGGGCCGTGAGGGTTTTTGTCTGACCCTGCAGGCGCGGGAGCAGCATATTCGCCGCGGCAAGGCGACGAGCAACATCTGCACCAATCAGGGCCTGATGGTGACGGCGGCGACCATTCATATGGCGGCGCTGGGCGGATACGGCTTGCAGCAGACGGCGGTGCTGTGCCATGAGCGTGCCGTGCGGTTGCGGGAACTGTTGACGGGGGTGCCGGGGGTGAGCCTGCCTTATGGCGGGGCCTTTTTCCATGAATTTGTCGTGCGCTTGCCTCATGCTGCCGTGGCGGTACGGGATACGCTGCTGGGCTATGGTTTGCTGGCGGGGCTCCCCCTCTCGGATTGGGGGATGGGCGAAGCGGGCGATCTGCTGGTATGCACCACGGAACTGTTGGAAGAGGCGGATCTGTTGGCGTATCGCGGTGCCCTGACCGCTGTGCTGGAGACTTTATGAGCTTTATGAGCGATTCCATTTTCGATCACGATCATCATGTCCCGGCGGTAGCGTTGCCCTCCGATATTCCGGCGGCGCTGCTGCGGAAGACACCCCTGAATCTGCCCAATCCGTCTGAACTGGAGGTGCTGCGCCACTATACCCGGCTGTCCCAGAAGAATTTTTCCATCGATACCCAGTTTTATCCGCTGGGTTCCTGCACCATGAAATATAATCCGCGGATTGCCCATACCATGGCCGCGCTGCCGGGCTTCGCACGCCTGCATCCGGATACGCCGGCGCAGGGTATGCAGGGACTGTTGCAGGTGCTCTGGGAGTTGCAGGAATGGCTGGCGGCGACGACGGGCATGGCCGCGGTGAGCCTGACCCCGGCGGCGGGCGCCCAGGGCGAACTGGCCGGTGTCGCCATGATCCGCGCCTATCATGCGGCGCACGGCGACCACGGGCGACGGAAGATGCTGATTCCCACGGCAGCGCACGGTACCAATCCGGCCAGCGCCCAGATGGCGGGTTTTGACGTGGTGGAAATCCCTAATCTGGCCGACGGTGACCTGGATATGGCCTTTTTGGATCAGCATCTGGGGCCAGATATCGCAGGGATCATGTTGACCAATCCCTCCACCCTCGGGGTGTTTGAGCGTCGGATTACGGAAATTGCGGCACGTGTTCACGAGGCAGGGGGGCTGCTCTACTATGATGGCGCCAATCTCAATGCCATTCTCGGTCGGGTGCAGCCGGGGCAGATGGGTTTTGACGCGATGCATCTGAACCTGCACAAGACTTTTGCCACGCCTCATGGCGGCGGCGGGCCGGGTGCGGGTGCGGTAGCGGTACAGGAACGCCTGCGTCCTTTTCTGCCCCTGCCAGTGGTCGCACGGGAAGCGGCAGGCGCGCTGCGCTGGCTGGACGAAGGGGATTTGCCCCGGAGCATTGGTCGGCTCAGCGCCCATGGCGGAAATATCGGCGTACTGCTGCGCGCCCATGCTTACCTGCGGCGCCTGGGGCGGGCGGGGGTGGGCCGGGTATCGGCTTATGCCGCGCTCAATGCCAATTATCTGCTCAGGGAGCTGCAGGGAGTGGGCTATCAGGCGGCCTTCCCGGAGCGGCGGGCCAGTCACGAGTTCATCCTGAGCGTCAGCGATCTGCAGAAGGCGACCGGTATACGGGCGCTGGATGTGGCCAAGCGCCTGCTGGATTTCGGGATTCACGCGCCGACCGTTTACTTTCCCCAACTGGTGCCGGAGTGCCTGCTGATCGAACCTACGGAGACCGAAAGCAAGGCGACCCTGGATCGTTTCGTGACGGTGATGGCGCAGATTCGCCGAGAGGCCTTGGAGCAGCCGGAGCTCTTGCGGGAAGCACCTCACCATCTCCCGGTGGGGCGTCTGGATGAAGCCTTGGCGGCGCGGCGTCTGGATGTCGCGGGAGGCTTTGTGACGACCGTCTGAACCGCTATGCGGCCCCGTGCCCCTGGTCATCCGCCACGATCCGGCCGCGTTCGAGGCGGATGATCTGATCGGCGAGGCGGGTGGTGCGCGGACGGTGTGCGATGATGATGATGGTTTTGCGGCCGTGGAGAGCGCTGAGGGTCTCCGCGATGTGTTCTTCACTTTCGCTGTCGAGGTTGCTGGTGGCCTCGTCGAGGACCAGTACGGGGCGATCCAGATAGAGCGCGCGGGCGATGGCGAGCCGCTGGCGCTGTCCCCCGGAAAGATTGCCGCCATTACCCTTGATCAGCGTGTCCAGCCCGCCGGTCGTGGCCAGAAAATCCCAGGTGTGGGCCTGCCGCGCGGCAGCCTCGGCGCGTTGGCGGTCCGGTTGCGCGTCGGCGTAGGCGATATTGCTAAGAGCGCTGCCGGTGAAAAGTACAGGCTCCTGGGCGACAAAGGCGAAATAGCTGCGGTAATCGTCGGAAGGAAGTTCGCGAATGGATTGCCCCGCCACGGTGATGTCTCCCCCACTGGGCGGCAGAAGGCCAAGCATCACCCGCGCCAGACTGGTTTTTCCACCGCCGCTGGAACCGACGATGGCGGTCGTGCTCAACGGTGGTATGGTGAACTGGAGTCCGCGCAAAATCGCTTCACCACTCATCTGCAGTTGGAGGTCGTGGCACTGCCAGGTGCCCCAGGGGCGCGGGATGGCGGAACGGGTACCGGATTCTGCGGGCTGATCCAGCCAGGCGAAAAGGCGGTCTGCGGCCGAGAGTCCCTGCTGCAGTTGATTGTTGGCCGAGGAAAGCTGGCGCAGCGGCTCGTAGACCATCCCGAGCGCTGTCAGGAAGCTGAAAAAGGCCCCGGTCGTCATGTCGCCATTCACCACCTGACTGCCGCCCAGATAGATGATGACCCCGATGCCCAGCGCGGCGATCATTTCCATGATAGGGACGGTCGCCTTCTGGATACGGGCGATCTGCATCATCAGGTCGAAATAGCGCCGCGCCTGAACACCGAACCGTTGTGCCTCGAAGGCTTCACTGCCCTGACTTTTGATGACCTCGGCGCCGCGCAGGCTCTGGGAGAACTGATCCATGATCTGGCCCATCTGCTCCTGCTGGCGCTCGCCGCGCTGGCGCAATTTCTGCCCGAAACGAATCAGGGGATAAAACGCGATGGGCAGGGTGACCAAGCTGATGAGCGCCAGCTTCCAGCTCATGTAAAATACCACCGCCATCAGCGCGATGATCTGGAAGGTGGATAGAAAGAAGCGCGCCAGCACCGACAGCCCCTGCTGCAACAAGGTCAGGTCCAGGCTCATCCGGGACAGGGTGCTGCCGTGACTGTTATCGATCAGGACGCCGAGGGGCAGACGCAGGGTGTGGGCGAACAGACGTTCGCGCAGGCGGCGCAAAATGTCTTCTTCCACCCGGGCGAGGGTGATGGCCTGCAGGTAGTCGGCGCTCCCTTTGACCGCGTAGATCGCGATGACACCCAGGGGCAGCCAGATAAGCATGTCGGCGTTGCGGTCGATGAATATCCGGTCGAGGACCGGCTTGATCATGTAGGCCACTCCGCCGGTGGCCGCGCCCGAAATCACCATGAACAGCATGGCGACGGCGATGCGTCCCCGGTACGCGCGAACCAGACTGAGCAGGCGGTAAAAGCTGGGAGAACGGAGCGCGGCGCGGGCGCCAGCGTCACTCACTCTTCGAGCAGTCCCCGCTTATCCTTGACGTGCAGCCAGGCATCGGCATCTTCCGGTGCGGCTTTCTTCTGGATGATGGCCGGCCAGATCTTGGCAAGACGGGCGTTGATTTCTTCAAATTCTTTCTGACCATCCGGCATGTCGTCATCGCGGAAAATGGCGCCCGCAGGACATTCCGGTTCGCAGAGGGTGCAATCGATGCACTCATCGGGGTCGATGACCAGGAAATTCGGCCCTTCGCGGAAGCAGTCCACCGGGCAGACGTCTACACAGTCAGTATATTTGCACTTGATACAAGATTCAGTCACCACATAAGTCATGGGGGCGGAGCTCCTCACGGTTGAGTCTGATGGATTATAGCCGGATGTGCCGGCGGGTCGCGGGTCTATTCTAGCCTAAGGCGGCAGTGCTGCGCACTAGTTGGGGGCGGATTCGGGAAAGGCAGCCCAGCAGGAATGGCAGCCCCGGAGGTGGGTTGGAAAATAGATAAAATTAGACTAATATTACATGGCGTCGCAGGCTAAGGGCGTTTGGCAGGGTGCGAAAAACTTCTGCTATAGTGAAAATTCAGACTTTGTCCCGTCGTTTCAACAGAGGAGAAACCCAATGGCCGTATTAGTAGGAAAAGCTGCCCCCGATTTTGTAGCCCCCGCAGTCATGCCAGATAACAGCATCAACGAAAAGTTTCAGTTTTCTCAGCATATTAAGGGAAAGTATGCGGTTCTGTTCTTTTATCCCCTCGATTTTACCTTTGTCTGCCCCTCGGAAATTCTGGCGTTCAATCATCGCCTGAACGAGTTCAAGTCCCGCAATACCGAGGTCATCGCTTGCAGCGTGGACTCCCATTTCACCCATCTGGCCTGGAAGAACACGCCGGAAGAGAAGGGCGGTATCGGCCATATCCAGTTGCCCATGGTCGCCGACCTCTCCAAGAGCATCGCCCGCAATTACGATGTCCTGCTCAACGATGAGGTTGCCCTGCGCGGTTCCTTTTTGATCGACCGTGAAGGCATCGTGCGTCACGAGGTGGTCAATGACCTGCCCCTGGGCCGCAACATCGACGAAATGATCCGGATGGTGGACGCACTGCAATTCTCGGAAGAACACGGCGAAGTTTGTCCTGCCCAGTGGCAGAAGGGTAAAGCAGGCATGAAGCCGACCAGCGAAGGTGTCGCCGACTTCCTGGCGCATCACGGCAAAGAGCTCTGACTGCCGGTCACTGCTGAGATCCCCTGTCTGGACGGACGCGGGGATGTGCCGAAGTGAAAAGGGCCCGGACGCCAGTCGTCCGGGCTTTTTTCCGGGCTTCAGTGCAGGCCGTGTCCAGCCCCTTCCGCCGCTTCCGTCATCACCGCCCTTACCGCGTCGGGGAAATCCCCCTGCGCCATCTGCTGTGTTCCCTCCTGAAAGAAGCGGGGGGCATCGGCTGGCAAGTAGTGAATGATTGCTGCAAAAGCCTTGCGCATTTCCACAGGATCATGGGCGCGCGTCGCGGTAATCCCCCAGTTCAGCAGCAGGATGCGCCAGGGGCGGTGCGGGTCTGCGCCATCCAGATCGGCAGCGTAGTCTGCTGCAGCGGCTTCTTTCACCTCGCCCGTCAAGCGGGCGAGGGGCCGCAGTTCGGCGGGCTCGGCGTGACCGTTGGCCAGAATGGCCAGACCGTTGACCACCGGTTCCAAGGTGTGGATGAGGCCATGTTGGTTGCATACCCACGCGGCGATACTGACCGTGATCATTTCCAGGGCGGTTTTCGCCGGACGTTCACCCAGACGATCGGCCCAGGTGGCGAGGTCCATCAGCAAACCGATGGCGAGGTCACCGATGCGCTCCGCTTCGTCGTCGGGCAGGGTGGGATCCCAGGAGGCCACATCCGTTGTCAGCACCTTGAAAAGCTGGCGCAGGGCGTCCACGATTAGTGGCGGGGTGATCTGTTCTCCGGTGGCAATGCCGCTCGCCGCAAAGGCACCGAGAACGGGTTTGGCGTATTGTTCAAAGCGCTGTTGTGCGCCCGCTATGTCCAGGATGAGAGCCACTGCTGCCTCCGATATGCCCCGATGAAGTTGAGCATGGTATGCTAGCACGGAATGTCGCCGGGTTTTGCAAAGGGCGGCTCCCATTTTATCCAGGAACTTCCTCATGGCGCAGCAATATCCTGTTTCTCCGGTCGATTTGCATATGCACTCCATGGCCTCCGATGGCACCATGACGCCTGCTGACTTGGTGCAGCGGGTGCATGGGGCGGGAGTGCGTGTCATGGCACTGACGGACCATGACAACACGGCGGGGTTGGATGAGGCCGCGGTACAGGCTGAGACACTGGATATCCGGCTCATCCCCGGCGTGGAAATCTCCAGCGAATGGGAAACCCAGGGCATCCATATCGTGGGCCTTTTCGTTGATCCGAAAAACAGCGTCTTACAGGAAGGACTGAGCCGGATCATGGCGTTCCGCGACTGGCGCGCCATGGAGATCGACCGCTTGCTGGCAAATGCCGGTATTCCCGGCGCAGAAGCCGGAGCGCGGGCGATGGCGGGCAGCCGGATGGTGGGGCGCAGCCACTTCGGGCGCTGGCTGGTGCGCGAGGGGTGCTGTGCAGACGCGAACGAGGCCTTTGGCAAATATTTGGGGCGTGGTTGCAAGGCCTATGTACCCAGCAACTGGATTCCCATGACCGAGGTGGTCGGCTGGATCCATACAGCGGGCGGATATGCCGTTCTCGCCCACCCCGGTCGCTATAAGCTCAGTGGAACCAGATTGCGCGCTCTGCTCAGCGCATTTCGGGACGCGGGTGGCGTCGGTCTCGAGGTCTGTACCGGCAGTCAGGCAGCCGGTGATCGCGAGCATCTGGGGCGCCTGGCACAGCAGTTGGGCATGGCCGGTTCTGTGGGTTCCGACTTTCATGGTCCGGACGCCGGTCACGCGGCCATCGGCCATCTGCTACCCTTGCCCGACGGTGTGGAGCCAGTCTGGGAGCGCGCCGGTATTCACCTTTACTAACCGGCCAATCCTTCAGGGTTTTGTGGCGCTTCCGCGCATTTTCAACGGCGGGGCGCTGTGGTAGCTTTGCTCTCCATTGCGGATTCACATCAGGGGAAGATGGTGCAAAACAGTCAAAAGTCAACCAGCTACGCCAACTTGGGCACGTTCGTGTTGCTGCTGGTCTACGCTGGCGCCGCATACACCCTCAGCCCCTTCGCAGGTCCCCTGCTGATGGGGGCGGTGCTGACGACGGTGGGCTGGCCCTGGCAATTGCGTCTGGAGCGTGCCTTCCATATGCCGCGCTGGCTGGGCTCCCTTGTCCATGCCCTGGTGTGGGTGGCGATCATCATCATTCCCGCGGTCATCATTGTAGATTCGGTCCTGCCCCAGTTGGCACTGCTGATTTCCCGCTGGCAGTCGGGTGGTCCCCTTGTCGTCGTGCCGCCGGAGGTGATGAAAATTCCCTATGTGGGACACTGGTTGCTCAGCCACCTGCGCGGGCTGAACGGTGCCTACCTCTCCGCGCTGGTAAGCACACATTCCGGCATCATCACCGATTCTCTGAGCCAACTCTGGATATTCACCCTGCACACGTTTTTTGCCGCGCTGACGGTGTTTGCGCTGGCCCTCCATGGCGAACGTCTGACGGAGGCGTTGCGCCTTGGGGCCGGACAAATATGGGGCAGTGATCGCGGCGATCGTTTATTGGCCGCCAGTCGGGATGCGGCGCGCTCGGTGTTGATCGGCCTCATCGGTGTAGGTGTGGTAGAGGGCATGTTTATCGGCATTGCCTACGCTGTTGCCGGACTGGGTATGTGGCCCCTCTGGCTGGTTGCCACGGCGCTGATATCGCCTATCCCTTTCGGGGCGACGGCGGTAGTCGGCGCTGCCACCCTGTGGCTCGCTTTTACGGGGCATTGGTTTGCCGGTCTGCTCGTCCTGATCTGGGGGCTGATCGTGATTACCGCGGCGGACCTGGTGGTCCGCCCGCTGCTCACCGGTTCGCAGACGCAAGCCCCTTTCTTTCTGGTGTTCTTCAGCATCCTTGGCGGCGCCGAGGCGTTTGGTCTGATCGGCCTGATTATCGGACCCATTCTGGTGCTGCTGGCGCGTGGCGTGTGGCGCGCATGGGAGCGGCGCGTTCGCCTTCAGGAGTAGCTGGCCGATCTGGGTGATTAGGGAACTGTACAGGCTTCCCGTCTATCCAACCAATGGGTATTATCTTTGCAATGGATATCATTGCAATCACATCAGGAGCAGATCATGGATTACTCAATGTTGGATCAACAATACAATCAGTTGCAGCAACAGACCCAGAATAACCTGCAGGCCCTGCAGCAGGTGGCCGGACGGGTGAGCGCCATGGCGCCCGATAACATGACCGGGCGCGAGATCAGTATGGAATTGCGCGGTCTGGCCATGAATTTGCAGCAACAGCAGCAGAATGTAGGGATGATGCTGCAGCAGATGGCGCAGCATATTCAGCAACTGGAAATGCAGATGCAGGGGATGGGGCAGGGTGGAATGAACCCCAATATGGGACAGCAGCGTCCCTGGAATGCACCCATGCAGGGGCAGCCGGGTATGGGGAGCGGTTTCCTGGGTAATGTCATGACCGGTTTGGGGCTGGGTGCCGGCTTCGCGGTGGCGGAC includes:
- the gcvPB gene encoding aminomethyl-transferring glycine dehydrogenase subunit GcvPB, whose protein sequence is MSDSIFDHDHHVPAVALPSDIPAALLRKTPLNLPNPSELEVLRHYTRLSQKNFSIDTQFYPLGSCTMKYNPRIAHTMAALPGFARLHPDTPAQGMQGLLQVLWELQEWLAATTGMAAVSLTPAAGAQGELAGVAMIRAYHAAHGDHGRRKMLIPTAAHGTNPASAQMAGFDVVEIPNLADGDLDMAFLDQHLGPDIAGIMLTNPSTLGVFERRITEIAARVHEAGGLLYYDGANLNAILGRVQPGQMGFDAMHLNLHKTFATPHGGGGPGAGAVAVQERLRPFLPLPVVAREAAGALRWLDEGDLPRSIGRLSAHGGNIGVLLRAHAYLRRLGRAGVGRVSAYAALNANYLLRELQGVGYQAAFPERRASHEFILSVSDLQKATGIRALDVAKRLLDFGIHAPTVYFPQLVPECLLIEPTETESKATLDRFVTVMAQIRREALEQPELLREAPHHLPVGRLDEALAARRLDVAGGFVTTV
- a CDS encoding ABC transporter ATP-binding protein, translated to MSDAGARAALRSPSFYRLLSLVRAYRGRIAVAMLFMVISGAATGGVAYMIKPVLDRIFIDRNADMLIWLPLGVIAIYAVKGSADYLQAITLARVEEDILRRLRERLFAHTLRLPLGVLIDNSHGSTLSRMSLDLTLLQQGLSVLARFFLSTFQIIALMAVVFYMSWKLALISLVTLPIAFYPLIRFGQKLRQRGERQQEQMGQIMDQFSQSLRGAEVIKSQGSEAFEAQRFGVQARRYFDLMMQIARIQKATVPIMEMIAALGIGVIIYLGGSQVVNGDMTTGAFFSFLTALGMVYEPLRQLSSANNQLQQGLSAADRLFAWLDQPAESGTRSAIPRPWGTWQCHDLQLQMSGEAILRGLQFTIPPLSTTAIVGSSGGGKTSLARVMLGLLPPSGGDITVAGQSIRELPSDDYRSYFAFVAQEPVLFTGSALSNIAYADAQPDRQRAEAAARQAHTWDFLATTGGLDTLIKGNGGNLSGGQRQRLAIARALYLDRPVLVLDEATSNLDSESEEHIAETLSALHGRKTIIIIAHRPRTTRLADQIIRLERGRIVADDQGHGAA
- the fdxA gene encoding ferredoxin FdxA, with translation MTYVVTESCIKCKYTDCVDVCPVDCFREGPNFLVIDPDECIDCTLCEPECPAGAIFRDDDMPDGQKEFEEINARLAKIWPAIIQKKAAPEDADAWLHVKDKRGLLEE
- a CDS encoding peroxiredoxin; translation: MAVLVGKAAPDFVAPAVMPDNSINEKFQFSQHIKGKYAVLFFYPLDFTFVCPSEILAFNHRLNEFKSRNTEVIACSVDSHFTHLAWKNTPEEKGGIGHIQLPMVADLSKSIARNYDVLLNDEVALRGSFLIDREGIVRHEVVNDLPLGRNIDEMIRMVDALQFSEEHGEVCPAQWQKGKAGMKPTSEGVADFLAHHGKEL
- a CDS encoding PHP domain-containing protein codes for the protein MAQQYPVSPVDLHMHSMASDGTMTPADLVQRVHGAGVRVMALTDHDNTAGLDEAAVQAETLDIRLIPGVEISSEWETQGIHIVGLFVDPKNSVLQEGLSRIMAFRDWRAMEIDRLLANAGIPGAEAGARAMAGSRMVGRSHFGRWLVREGCCADANEAFGKYLGRGCKAYVPSNWIPMTEVVGWIHTAGGYAVLAHPGRYKLSGTRLRALLSAFRDAGGVGLEVCTGSQAAGDREHLGRLAQQLGMAGSVGSDFHGPDAGHAAIGHLLPLPDGVEPVWERAGIHLY
- a CDS encoding AI-2E family transporter; amino-acid sequence: MVQNSQKSTSYANLGTFVLLLVYAGAAYTLSPFAGPLLMGAVLTTVGWPWQLRLERAFHMPRWLGSLVHALVWVAIIIIPAVIIVDSVLPQLALLISRWQSGGPLVVVPPEVMKIPYVGHWLLSHLRGLNGAYLSALVSTHSGIITDSLSQLWIFTLHTFFAALTVFALALHGERLTEALRLGAGQIWGSDRGDRLLAASRDAARSVLIGLIGVGVVEGMFIGIAYAVAGLGMWPLWLVATALISPIPFGATAVVGAATLWLAFTGHWFAGLLVLIWGLIVITAADLVVRPLLTGSQTQAPFFLVFFSILGGAEAFGLIGLIIGPILVLLARGVWRAWERRVRLQE